From a region of the Verrucomicrobiota bacterium genome:
- a CDS encoding DUF1287 domain-containing protein, translating into MSKPIHPYTLLITGTLLFLTFPFTPSLPAQSRTEPPVSLVICAREQIGKTTSYDPAYRSLDYPNGDVPLAGGVCTDVVIRALRSALGIDLQKEIHKDMKKYFSEYPKIWGLKRPDKNIDHRRVPNLQTYFKRKGWSLPLTKNPKDYQPGDLVTCTVPPHLPHIMIVSDRMNRASIPLVIHNIGSGTQEEDRLFEFVITGHYSIPQ; encoded by the coding sequence ATGAGTAAGCCGATACATCCCTACACCCTCCTCATCACGGGGACACTCCTGTTTTTGACATTCCCCTTTACCCCTTCATTACCAGCGCAATCCCGGACTGAGCCACCGGTCTCCCTTGTGATTTGTGCTCGGGAACAAATCGGGAAGACCACGAGTTATGATCCGGCTTACCGGTCTTTGGATTATCCAAATGGTGATGTCCCACTTGCTGGCGGAGTCTGCACAGATGTCGTCATCCGCGCCTTGAGATCAGCCCTGGGTATCGACCTGCAAAAAGAGATTCATAAAGACATGAAAAAATATTTTTCTGAATACCCGAAAATCTGGGGTCTCAAACGTCCTGACAAAAATATCGACCATCGGCGTGTGCCAAATCTCCAAACCTACTTTAAACGTAAAGGCTGGTCACTCCCTCTCACTAAGAATCCAAAAGATTATCAGCCCGGCGATCTAGTCACCTGCACTGTCCCTCCCCACCTCCCCCATATCATGATCGTCAGTGATCGGATGAATCGGGCCAGTATCCCCCTCGTCATCCATAATATCGGGTCCGGCACTCAAGAAGAAGACCGGCTCTTTGAGTTTGTCATTACCGGTCACTATTCGATCCCGCAATAA
- a CDS encoding LL-diaminopimelate aminotransferase, with translation MSESYIQNLFAERIGGKMYGKSTAIYKFEKIKRAKRAAMDATPGMALIDMGVGEPDEMAFPEVISELHQSALKPENRGYADNGDAVLKQAAARYMDKVCGVPGINPETEVMHSIGSKAALSILPACFINPGDVVLMTTPGYPVFGTHSKYYGGEVYNMPLTAENHYLPDLSAIPAEKLAKAKVMVINYPNNPTGASATKEFFTEVVAFAKEHHIIVIHDAAYAALVFDGKPLSFLSIPGAKDVGIELHSTSKTFNMTGWRCGFVVGNELLVKAYGDVKDNSDSGQFLAIQHASAYCFDHPQITEQIAEKYSRRMDMLVACLQKKGLNAKKPQGSFFLYLKSPTAAVIGGKRTEFKNAEEVSQYLIMEKLISTVPWDDAGSHLRFSVTFAAKGEEAEKAVIAEIESRLADVSFEF, from the coding sequence ATGTCTGAGAGTTATATCCAAAATCTTTTTGCCGAACGCATCGGCGGAAAAATGTATGGGAAATCCACAGCGATTTATAAATTTGAAAAGATCAAACGCGCCAAACGGGCGGCGATGGATGCCACGCCGGGGATGGCATTGATCGATATGGGGGTCGGTGAACCCGATGAAATGGCTTTTCCGGAAGTGATATCCGAGCTGCACCAATCGGCTTTAAAGCCGGAGAACCGTGGTTATGCCGACAACGGGGATGCTGTCCTGAAACAAGCCGCGGCCCGTTATATGGATAAAGTCTGTGGTGTACCGGGGATCAATCCGGAGACAGAGGTCATGCACTCCATCGGGAGTAAGGCGGCCTTGAGCATTTTGCCCGCTTGTTTTATTAATCCCGGGGATGTCGTCCTGATGACTACACCAGGTTATCCGGTTTTCGGGACCCACTCGAAATATTATGGGGGTGAGGTGTATAACATGCCCCTGACAGCGGAGAATCATTACCTGCCGGACCTGAGCGCGATTCCTGCCGAGAAATTAGCCAAGGCAAAGGTCATGGTGATCAATTATCCGAATAACCCGACAGGAGCTTCGGCGACAAAAGAGTTTTTCACCGAGGTCGTCGCGTTTGCGAAGGAACATCATATTATCGTGATCCATGATGCCGCTTATGCCGCGCTGGTTTTTGATGGTAAACCCTTGAGTTTCCTCTCCATTCCCGGGGCAAAGGATGTCGGGATAGAGCTCCACTCGACGAGCAAAACATTTAATATGACCGGTTGGCGTTGCGGATTTGTCGTGGGGAATGAACTCCTCGTGAAAGCTTATGGTGACGTGAAGGATAATAGTGATAGTGGTCAATTCCTGGCGATCCAACACGCATCCGCCTATTGTTTTGATCATCCTCAGATTACCGAGCAAATTGCGGAGAAATATTCTCGCCGCATGGATATGCTCGTGGCTTGTCTCCAGAAAAAAGGATTAAACGCCAAGAAACCCCAGGGTTCATTTTTCCTTTATTTAAAATCACCGACAGCGGCTGTTATTGGGGGTAAACGCACGGAATTCAAAAATGCCGAGGAAGTCTCCCAGTACCTGATCATGGAGAAACTCATCTCCACCGTTCCTTGGGATGATGCGGGTTCACATTTGCGTTTCAGTGTGACTTTCGCTGCCAAAGGTGAGGAGGCTGAGAAAGCAGTCATCGCCGAGATCGAAAGCCGATTGGCGGATGTCAGTTTCGAGTTTTAA
- the panC gene encoding pantoate--beta-alanine ligase, whose product MQIIRLPQKMQRKALAIRKAGKTIAFVPTMGALHEGHLSLIDLARKKADYVVVSIYVNPTQFGPKEDFSRYPRPFKTDAALCKLRGTDIIFNPDNLYAPDSSTWINEETLSTGLCGGARPGHFRGVTTVVGKLFNLVLPHVAVFGQKDAQQVAVIERMVRDLDFPLKIIRAPITREPDGLAMSSRNIYLSPDERQKAVILSQTLKTAKQMARDGKNPKQIAQTIGKMIAQFAPDARIDYIELRHSQSLIPLKQIVPRKTLVALAVYFGKTRLIDNAVI is encoded by the coding sequence GTGCAAATTATTCGACTCCCGCAAAAAATGCAAAGAAAAGCTTTAGCAATTCGTAAAGCCGGAAAAACGATTGCTTTTGTGCCCACTATGGGAGCCCTGCATGAAGGCCACTTGAGCCTGATCGATCTCGCCCGCAAAAAAGCTGATTATGTCGTGGTCAGTATCTACGTGAACCCCACCCAATTCGGGCCGAAGGAAGATTTTTCCCGTTATCCCCGCCCCTTCAAGACCGACGCAGCCCTGTGCAAATTGCGCGGGACGGACATTATTTTTAATCCCGATAACCTCTACGCCCCGGATTCCTCGACTTGGATTAATGAAGAAACCCTTTCGACCGGACTCTGTGGGGGCGCCCGACCCGGCCATTTCCGGGGTGTGACCACGGTCGTGGGGAAACTCTTTAACCTCGTCCTGCCCCACGTCGCAGTCTTTGGCCAGAAAGACGCCCAACAAGTCGCGGTGATCGAACGTATGGTGCGTGACCTTGATTTCCCCCTAAAAATCATCCGCGCCCCCATCACCCGCGAACCCGACGGTCTCGCGATGAGTTCAAGGAATATTTATCTCTCCCCCGACGAACGCCAGAAGGCCGTGATCCTGTCCCAAACCCTCAAAACGGCTAAACAAATGGCCCGTGATGGCAAAAACCCCAAACAAATTGCGCAAACCATCGGTAAAATGATCGCGCAATTTGCTCCAGACGCCCGGATCGATTACATCGAGCTCCGACACTCTCAAAGCCTTATTCCCCTGAAGCAAATTGTGCCGCGAAAAACCCTCGTGGCCTTAGCCGTCTATTTTGGAAAAACGCGTTTGATTGATAATGCGGTGATTTGA
- the pyrE gene encoding orotate phosphoribosyltransferase: MTREEIIQIFKASGALLEGHFVLRSGLHSRQFFQCALVLQEMPVVERLGNALAALCAGVEIETVVAPAMGGLVIGQEVARQLKKRFIFVEKEEGSLVMRRGFKIRQGEKILVVEDVITKGGRAQETIDIIRGLGGDVVAVASLVDRSNGKASFGIPFKSLLSLEVETFDPDNLPEDLKKTPATKPGSK; the protein is encoded by the coding sequence ATGACACGTGAGGAGATTATTCAGATTTTTAAGGCTTCCGGCGCTTTGCTGGAAGGGCATTTTGTATTGCGTTCAGGCCTGCACAGCCGCCAGTTTTTCCAATGTGCACTCGTGCTCCAGGAAATGCCTGTGGTGGAGCGACTCGGGAATGCACTCGCCGCACTTTGCGCAGGAGTGGAGATCGAAACGGTTGTCGCCCCCGCCATGGGAGGCCTTGTGATAGGGCAGGAGGTCGCCCGTCAGCTCAAAAAACGTTTTATTTTTGTGGAGAAGGAAGAGGGTTCGCTCGTCATGCGCCGCGGGTTCAAAATCCGACAGGGGGAAAAAATCCTCGTGGTCGAGGATGTGATTACCAAAGGCGGACGTGCACAGGAAACCATTGACATTATCCGGGGGCTCGGCGGGGATGTGGTGGCCGTGGCTTCCTTAGTGGACCGTTCAAATGGGAAGGCCTCTTTCGGGATTCCCTTCAAGAGTCTGCTGAGCCTAGAAGTCGAGACATTTGATCCGGACAATTTGCCTGAAGACTTGAAAAAAACCCCGGCCACCAAACCGGGGAGCAAATAG
- the secA gene encoding preprotein translocase subunit SecA, with the protein MLKWIIKKILGTKNQREVRRLEPMVPIINQFEEGYRSLTDEQLRAKTEEFKARYVKGETLDQLLPEAFAAVKNAARRFTEGKQVINVRGYELPWEMIHFDVQLIGGMALHSGRIAEMGTGEGKTLVATLPVYLNALTGRGVHVVTVNDYLASRDSEWMGSLYQFLGLTVGCLQHDLRGPTRKEQYQRDITYGTNSEFGFDYLRDNSMATTKEAQVQRGHYFAIVDEVDSILIDEARTPLIISGPAAVSQDHQFDRYKPMVERLVQEQIRLVNAILNEVDELIAKKANTSDIGRLLYKARLGMPKSRRLLKMLEETSSRKASEKSELFYYNDTMKERFFELKEEMLFTVEEKSFEVNLTENGRQSINPGDEHAFTLPDMIKELADLDNVTDITPQERVQRKQVIQKAYDEVNERIHCVGQLLRAYCIYEKDVHYVVQDNKVQIVDEFTGRVLSGRRWSDGLHQAVEAKECVSIEEETQTYATVTIQNYFRLYGKLAGMTGTAETDAAEFKEIYKMDVVVIPANRICVRKDNNDVLYKTKREKYNAILKEIKTAYERKQPILVGTIAVEVSELISRMLKRDGVPHTVLNAKFHQSEAEVVARAGHSGSVTIATNMAGRGTDIKLAKGVDDVGGLYVIGTERHESRRIDRQLRGRCARQGDPGTSRFFVSFEDDLMRLFGASEKMTSLMERFGFKDGEELQHPWLNKSVETAQKRVEQHHFTQRKRTLEYDDVLNQQRTIVYGYRNEILIAEDPRHFIFEAVEEVLEAKVTELYLTEDGLVSESAKEDIIGWVNVTFPLNLEASDVDWDKKNKDEVVEWVISKVQEAYSLKEKYEDPESLKQLERYTVLSAIDKLWQEHLYGMDGLRGGIHLRAYAQRDPLVEYKKEAFEMFSVMWAQSKSEIVSNIFRSATSLMAFEKFLSALPQKMIHQQISAFGDAAPESQSSGAGPTKANEETVSEAIKSAPVRREGPKINRNDACPKGKKNDQGNVLKFKNCCGKEGLDSCKFQ; encoded by the coding sequence ATGCTTAAGTGGATTATTAAAAAAATTCTTGGTACAAAAAATCAGCGTGAAGTGCGCAGACTCGAACCGATGGTTCCCATTATCAACCAGTTTGAGGAGGGTTACCGATCATTGACTGATGAGCAGCTCAGGGCCAAGACGGAGGAGTTTAAGGCCCGTTATGTGAAGGGTGAGACTTTGGACCAGCTTTTGCCTGAGGCTTTTGCTGCGGTAAAAAATGCTGCTCGGCGTTTTACCGAGGGCAAACAAGTCATCAATGTCCGGGGTTATGAACTGCCGTGGGAAATGATCCATTTCGATGTCCAGCTCATCGGTGGTATGGCGCTCCATAGTGGACGGATCGCTGAAATGGGTACTGGGGAAGGAAAAACCCTTGTGGCGACCTTGCCCGTTTACCTGAATGCCCTGACGGGCCGGGGTGTGCATGTCGTCACGGTTAATGATTATCTGGCTTCCCGTGACTCGGAGTGGATGGGCTCCCTTTACCAATTCCTCGGCTTGACGGTCGGCTGTCTCCAGCATGATTTGCGTGGACCCACACGGAAGGAACAGTATCAGAGGGATATTACCTACGGGACGAATAGTGAATTCGGTTTTGATTACTTACGCGATAATAGCATGGCCACAACCAAGGAGGCCCAGGTCCAGCGGGGACATTATTTTGCGATTGTCGATGAGGTGGACAGTATTTTGATCGATGAGGCCAGGACTCCTCTGATTATTTCCGGACCCGCCGCAGTTTCCCAAGACCATCAGTTTGACCGTTATAAACCCATGGTCGAGCGATTAGTGCAGGAACAAATCCGACTGGTAAACGCGATACTGAACGAGGTGGATGAATTGATCGCCAAAAAGGCGAATACCTCCGATATTGGTCGCCTACTTTACAAAGCGCGTTTAGGCATGCCCAAGAGCCGGCGCCTGCTCAAGATGCTTGAAGAAACCTCCAGCCGTAAGGCGTCGGAAAAGAGCGAGCTTTTCTATTACAACGACACGATGAAAGAGAGATTTTTCGAGCTGAAAGAAGAAATGCTCTTCACTGTGGAAGAAAAAAGTTTCGAGGTTAACCTAACCGAAAATGGACGGCAATCGATCAATCCGGGGGATGAACATGCCTTTACCCTTCCTGACATGATCAAGGAGCTCGCTGATCTGGATAATGTCACTGATATCACCCCGCAGGAACGTGTCCAGCGTAAGCAGGTCATTCAAAAAGCCTATGATGAGGTGAATGAGAGGATTCACTGTGTAGGACAGCTTCTGCGTGCGTATTGCATCTACGAAAAAGATGTTCATTATGTCGTCCAAGATAATAAAGTCCAGATCGTGGATGAATTCACCGGGCGTGTCCTCTCCGGACGCCGTTGGAGCGATGGTCTACACCAAGCGGTCGAAGCGAAGGAATGCGTGAGTATCGAGGAAGAAACCCAGACCTACGCCACGGTCACCATCCAGAATTATTTCCGCCTTTATGGGAAACTCGCAGGGATGACAGGAACGGCTGAGACGGATGCCGCTGAATTCAAAGAAATCTATAAAATGGATGTTGTGGTCATTCCCGCGAACCGTATCTGTGTGCGCAAAGACAATAATGATGTGCTTTATAAGACCAAACGGGAGAAATATAATGCGATCCTCAAGGAGATTAAAACAGCCTATGAACGCAAGCAGCCTATCCTTGTAGGAACCATTGCTGTAGAGGTTTCCGAGCTCATCTCGCGAATGCTCAAACGTGATGGGGTTCCCCATACGGTCCTGAATGCGAAATTCCACCAATCCGAAGCCGAGGTCGTCGCCCGGGCAGGGCATTCCGGCTCCGTTACGATCGCCACGAATATGGCAGGACGCGGAACTGATATTAAGCTCGCTAAGGGCGTGGATGATGTGGGTGGCCTGTATGTGATCGGGACCGAGCGGCATGAATCGCGCCGTATTGACCGTCAGCTGCGCGGACGTTGCGCGCGTCAAGGTGATCCCGGGACATCCCGTTTCTTTGTTTCATTTGAAGATGATCTGATGAGGCTTTTTGGTGCGTCGGAGAAAATGACCTCCCTGATGGAGCGTTTTGGCTTTAAGGATGGGGAGGAGCTCCAGCATCCTTGGTTAAATAAATCGGTGGAGACAGCCCAGAAACGTGTCGAGCAACACCATTTCACCCAGCGTAAACGGACCTTGGAATATGACGACGTCCTGAACCAGCAGCGGACAATCGTTTACGGGTATCGCAATGAAATCCTGATCGCTGAGGACCCCCGGCATTTTATCTTTGAGGCTGTGGAGGAGGTTCTTGAGGCGAAGGTTACAGAGCTTTACCTCACCGAGGACGGACTGGTCAGTGAATCCGCCAAGGAAGATATTATCGGATGGGTTAATGTCACATTCCCGTTGAATCTGGAAGCCTCCGATGTCGATTGGGATAAGAAGAACAAGGATGAAGTGGTCGAATGGGTGATCTCGAAAGTCCAAGAAGCTTATTCCCTCAAAGAAAAATATGAGGATCCGGAGTCTCTCAAACAGCTCGAGCGCTACACGGTTTTGTCCGCCATCGATAAGCTCTGGCAGGAACACCTTTATGGAATGGATGGCCTGCGCGGGGGAATCCATCTCCGTGCTTATGCCCAGCGTGATCCCCTCGTGGAATACAAAAAGGAAGCCTTCGAAATGTTCAGCGTGATGTGGGCCCAATCAAAATCCGAAATAGTCAGTAACATATTCCGTTCAGCTACCAGCCTGATGGCCTTTGAGAAGTTCCTTTCTGCTTTACCGCAGAAAATGATCCATCAACAAATCTCCGCATTTGGTGATGCAGCCCCTGAGTCACAATCTTCAGGTGCAGGGCCGACAAAAGCCAATGAGGAAACCGTCAGTGAGGCCATTAAATCCGCGCCTGTCCGCCGTGAAGGGCCAAAGATTAATCGCAATGATGCCTGCCCTAAGGGCAAAAAGAATGATCAAGGCAATGTCCTGAAGTTTAAGAATTGTTGTGGCAAAGAAGGTCTCGACAGCTGTAAATTCCAATAA
- a CDS encoding aldo/keto reductase yields the protein MSHEHGRMNYREIAKTGVKVSEVSFGCWTMGGINFTPTGQSVGWARPDENEISEAICAGLDAGVNHFDNADIYGNGKAERMLTRVLKKLGRKSETLIIATKVGHFAGTAEHAYHPFHIKRQFEQSLINLGRDYIDIYYFHHGDFGKDDRYLDGAVKVMDELHSEGKIRVKGLSAYSSADFTRLVPVIKPHVLQSWAHALDDQFIREDSEVDHLLKVQGLSFVAFSPLAQGILLDKYDPDKPVKFEAGDNRQNGYWFQPDNLRKLKPKLSTLKERFGSTPEQLARMSLQYVLHNPRVACVIPGFRNLHQAQCNISASHPPLTDDDIRFISDTLKK from the coding sequence ATGTCACACGAGCATGGGCGTATGAATTACCGTGAGATAGCGAAAACAGGGGTCAAGGTTTCGGAAGTTTCATTCGGCTGCTGGACGATGGGCGGCATTAATTTCACACCCACTGGTCAATCCGTCGGTTGGGCGCGACCCGATGAAAATGAAATCAGCGAGGCAATTTGCGCCGGGCTGGATGCCGGGGTGAACCATTTTGATAACGCGGACATTTACGGTAATGGCAAGGCCGAACGCATGCTGACCCGCGTCCTCAAAAAGCTCGGACGCAAGTCTGAGACACTCATCATCGCGACCAAGGTCGGGCATTTTGCAGGAACAGCTGAACACGCCTACCATCCCTTCCACATCAAACGGCAGTTTGAACAAAGCCTGATCAATCTCGGGCGCGACTATATCGACATCTATTATTTCCACCACGGAGACTTTGGAAAAGACGACCGGTATCTCGACGGTGCGGTCAAGGTAATGGACGAACTCCATTCGGAGGGAAAGATCCGGGTCAAAGGACTCAGTGCCTACTCCAGTGCGGACTTTACCCGGCTCGTCCCTGTGATTAAACCGCACGTCCTGCAAAGCTGGGCCCACGCCCTCGATGACCAATTCATCCGAGAGGATTCAGAAGTCGATCACCTACTCAAAGTCCAAGGACTGTCTTTTGTCGCTTTCAGCCCTCTGGCTCAAGGCATTTTACTCGACAAATATGATCCGGATAAACCCGTGAAATTTGAAGCCGGCGACAACCGCCAGAATGGTTACTGGTTCCAGCCAGACAATTTGCGCAAGCTCAAACCAAAGCTCTCCACCCTGAAGGAAAGATTTGGCTCGACCCCCGAGCAACTTGCGCGGATGTCCCTGCAATACGTCCTGCACAACCCCCGGGTGGCGTGTGTTATCCCCGGCTTCCGCAATTTGCACCAAGCCCAATGTAATATTAGTGCCAGCCATCCCCCTCTCACCGATGATGATATTAGATTCATCAGCGACACACTTAAAAAATAA
- a CDS encoding tetratricopeptide repeat protein: MAQVKTLLKWMVLMTGLFVVTCLHAEISPDLLKRAEEDDAQAKYQVGLKYFRGDGVAKDQEEAVGFFQFAAEKGIPEAQLLLGVCYSKGVGLEKNDKIAAEWFTKAAKQGLTEAQTMMALYYDAGIGVAQDKNEAFKWFYAAAEQGDPSAQYNIALRCLRGVGTEANEKEAVEWFRLASLQGVPEAQNNLAVCYAEGIGVGKNKEEALFWFYTALAGGVKSAKEPIAIIEKELDGKMSVLAKERCKQVLEQVKLKQENEPPPILVEEDLPAK, encoded by the coding sequence ATGGCCCAAGTAAAAACACTGCTAAAATGGATGGTCCTAATGACAGGACTCTTTGTGGTCACGTGCTTACATGCGGAGATCAGCCCCGACCTTTTAAAAAGGGCGGAAGAAGACGATGCCCAAGCCAAATATCAAGTAGGATTAAAATACTTCCGCGGGGACGGGGTCGCTAAAGATCAGGAAGAGGCTGTGGGATTTTTCCAGTTTGCAGCGGAAAAAGGAATCCCTGAAGCCCAATTACTCTTAGGTGTTTGTTATTCCAAAGGTGTGGGCCTCGAAAAAAATGATAAAATCGCGGCGGAATGGTTTACCAAAGCCGCCAAACAAGGCCTGACTGAAGCCCAGACCATGATGGCCCTCTATTATGATGCCGGCATCGGGGTAGCTCAGGATAAAAATGAGGCTTTTAAATGGTTTTATGCCGCAGCCGAACAGGGTGATCCCTCTGCCCAATATAACATCGCCCTCCGTTGCTTGCGCGGGGTAGGGACCGAAGCCAATGAAAAGGAGGCGGTGGAATGGTTCCGTTTGGCGTCTCTCCAAGGAGTGCCCGAGGCTCAGAATAATCTGGCCGTTTGTTATGCGGAAGGCATCGGGGTCGGAAAAAACAAGGAAGAAGCCCTTTTTTGGTTTTACACAGCATTGGCCGGAGGGGTGAAATCAGCCAAAGAACCCATTGCTATCATCGAGAAGGAGCTCGACGGGAAAATGTCTGTGCTGGCCAAGGAACGTTGCAAACAGGTTCTCGAACAAGTGAAACTGAAGCAGGAAAACGAACCCCCGCCGATTCTCGTCGAGGAAGACCTCCCGGCCAAATAG
- a CDS encoding GYF domain-containing protein, which translates to MLKYKVLVLSEDDNETMVDYWNVKYSGKKMEKSERIRTSMPASNPYMHISPVIRAGAALPEKRESLKFLEFIKSKQEKVNTEKEPIPEKTGGEEMSGIGEKSYHCHANGMQTGPFTAAQIGEAIASGSLTVDDWVYAPEENDWVLMRDYFEFES; encoded by the coding sequence ATGTTAAAATATAAGGTTTTAGTCCTGAGCGAGGATGATAATGAGACAATGGTTGATTATTGGAATGTAAAGTACAGTGGTAAAAAAATGGAAAAGAGTGAGCGTATCCGCACGTCCATGCCAGCGTCAAATCCCTACATGCATATTTCTCCGGTCATAAGGGCAGGAGCCGCCTTGCCGGAAAAAAGGGAATCACTCAAGTTCCTGGAGTTTATCAAGAGTAAGCAGGAAAAAGTGAATACTGAAAAGGAGCCGATTCCTGAAAAGACGGGTGGGGAGGAAATGAGTGGAATAGGAGAAAAATCATATCATTGCCATGCCAATGGGATGCAGACCGGTCCCTTCACTGCGGCACAAATAGGAGAAGCGATCGCTTCAGGTAGTCTCACTGTGGATGATTGGGTTTATGCACCCGAAGAGAATGATTGGGTGCTCATGAGGGACTATTTCGAGTTTGAATCCTGA